The following nucleotide sequence is from Hirundo rustica isolate bHirRus1 chromosome 15, bHirRus1.pri.v3, whole genome shotgun sequence.
tcttttactcAATTATTAAAGCCTGTGACTTACACATCTGCACTGCACAGGCTTCCAGCACCACTTGTTACCCCTACAACCACTTTAGTTCATCATTCTTTTGTGCTGATTCCTCTCTCCTCCAAATCACCTGGGAATTTTCCACATGCATATTGAACATTTTAGAGAAATTAAGGCAAGAAATCTGCCAGATGTTTTGTTCAGAGAATTGGCCAAATTAGGGAAGATATTGCATTAGTGTAATAGGATGGACCTTTGGTAAACTTGAGTTTTCACACACACTGCTCACAACTCTCTGGGGCTGAGGCAAGTATAATGAGATTCCCTTAAGAGTTATCTTCTGATTATGCAGTCCCTGAAAATCTGTGATTTAGTTTTGAGTTCCTCAAGTCAAGTTGTTCCAGTGAGTGTGCAAACCAGTTAAGACAGAGAACCAAATGCTACTTTGATTGAACAAAGTAAATAACATCAGCACTTTGAGTCTAACAAGGTGACACTTGCAACAGttcaagaaatattaattttaaagaacataaaaaGTGACAGTCATAAAATCACACAGAACAGGAATTTCTCTATATTAGGATTTAACCTGCCTAATAAGAAAataccaaacaacaacaaaaaaaaaatcaccaccacaacaaaaaaaatctatagtAAGTAAAATTCTACTTAAAGAATTGAAAACTGTGCCTAAAAAAagcccaccccaaaacacaaaGACATCTTTAAGTAAAACTGGTCTTATAATACCAATTTTTATTCAAgatggaatgaaaataaatactattACTTGACTCaccctgaaaacagaaaaaaatattcttctttgtCAGTATTAACTGTTTTAAAATGAGCTGCTCCAGCTTATTTCAAGTACACATTAATTTGAAGGCATTTCTCATTTGAATGTATTTATCATTTTTACACATGTGCATCCATACCCAAATATTGTAAATTTAAATCATGTATATACGTATTTTGCTGCCACCTTGTGAACAGTTGCTGAATAGGGAGGTTTAGTTCACTCAATTCTGCCACCTTTAATCACATTTAGCTCAACTGACTTTAATATAGATACTTTTTAAATGGGGACTCAGTGTGACAAAGGATGGCTGAATCAAGTGTTTAGtgcagaaaaatttaaaaggctGAATAAAATAGCTGAGTCTTCCACAATTTCCATACACTTTTGTGTCACAGTTTATTGCCACAATTATTATGGAAAATATAACTAAATTCTTTCTGATAAAAATATTGCAGCTTTGCATCCAAGTTGTATGGCTGTCTTCAAAACAGAATAAGCTGGTGTctgtaaaaagaataaaagattaAATACATCTACTGAAGTGTTTTGCTTGAACCAGATTGTGATAAACAATAGTaagcactatttaaaaaaaatcaaagtaaaaacaTACGCATGCCAAGAAAACCCCACCTGTATTTGCAGCTTAATTTATCCTAGAGAAAACTAAATTAAACTTTATCAGCTTTTCAGAATATTTCTCCACAGATGTAAGTCAAGACAAAAAACACGGAGAGAAGTCACACATTCCTCATAGAGTATCCAAGGGAGCAAAGAATTTAGTTCAGTATTTCACACTTCCTAATAAGATGATGCTTTCAGTTCCCAGCAATGTATGGATAACACTTATTAGACttatcttcaaaaatattttatttaaactgaaatcaaaagaaaatctaaaaatttGCAGAGGACAcctcttaggaaaaaaaaaatcaaagcacttTAACACTTGAGATGAATTTCAACAGATTCAGTTCTGGTCCAGAGAATGGAAGTTATAACATGCAGGATATTCTTAAATGTATCTTTGGGAAAGAGTATCAGgacttattttctgcttctcaaagAACCACATCCCAATCTCTAAGTAAGGAAGGTAGGAGCAGTACATCTACATCCTCACTGACAGCATCAATTAGTCAACATTGTACTCACAGCTTCTGCATCATGCTCAAGCCCAATGTCATGGTGCTCCTGCTCATCATCCCGGAATTGCTTTATTACCTTTAAAAATAGCAGTCACTGAGTCTACTTTGCAGAGAAATCAAGGCAGCCATACACAAAACTAGATGCTGTTGTCCATTGTGTGCACCACGGCAAGCCAGGGTCTCTCAAAAACTTCTCAAAGATCTAAACCTCCAATTCAGCAAAAAGGGAATTATTTACAGCATTCCCCTAACCTGAAGTTCTTTTAGGTGTCTCTAAAGAAGTTGTAAAGTTCAAGCTGCTGTTTAATTAATATATCACTAACTTTTTCACTgtttcaaaaaaaccctataattttaacttttaacaCTGACTAGTTTCACACCCTCACATTATTCTGACAATTTGAATAAAGGAATTAAGGTCCCTGCCTTGCCAATCAATAAGGGTGTTCCCCTATAAGCTAACCAGTTTTTTGTCCATTCTAGCACACTCTAAAGAACAgttgtcttttaatttttcagctggGACAAAAAGGTTTAGAGGATTTTCTCCTGAGATGCTTGCAGATGACCAGGATTGCTTAATGAAGAGCTCAGCACTTACAGACACCTGGGCATTGTCCCTGCCCAACAGGTTTGCATTGCTTTTGGTGTCCTCACTAGTTCTCCTCACACTGGCACTGTGAATAAACTCACTGCctggatttttctctttattttgtgCCATCCCTATTTCATGATATCTTCAGGGGTGGTATTTCCCTGGTTCACCTCAACACAACCCAGGTTACTTCAGATACAATTTCTGTAACAATGGCATACATTGGAATAATCAGGTTTTGCTACATGTTACACTACGCACAATGGAACACACTGGTAGCCAGCAAGGCTGGAAATGAACCAGTTCCACGTGCTGCCCGTGGAAACAGCTCAGTCTCCCACAACCACCTTACAGGAATGTGTCCCAATCTCCTACCTATGCTTGGGAAGTTATTTTCTCATAGAACTGACAAACATTAATTCCTTACACCCTCTGAGAGCATCCAGGTCTAGAACATGAACAGGGTGCTGGCTGGCAGCAATGCCAGGAGGGCAAAACCCCACCCTGTGGTGCATCAAACACAGCACGGGCAGAAGAGGGGGTCACCTCGAGCTCATCCTGAGCACTGGGTGTGTCTCTGGGCTCAGGTTAAGGAGCATGTGAAGGTAGTTGAATGCCTTCAGAAGAGGACAACACAGCGactgtctttattttaatttaattaatattacCTCCTTTTGTTTCCCCTCTAGACCCTTCctttcaattaaaattaatcaaaCTTAAAGCATAATTCTCCTGCCTGAAAGGGAAACACTGCATTATTGAAAGCATGCTGAAGATAATCCAACATATGTTTTACTTTTGGTGCTTAATCAATTTAGTGCTGCTGAAGGAAATAGTTTCTGTTGACTTCAGCATTCCAAGTGGCAGAACAAAAAGTTCCACTGTAAATTCTAAAAGGATATTATTGTTAAAAGACTAAATCACATTGGATAATTCAAACAATCCGTTAAACTGCTTTTAAGTCATGGTTAAATACCTGCAATAGTTCTTTGTACTTTTCTGGATCCTCCTCTATTAGAGTTCGGATCTGGTTGTTGTAGTGCTCTGATATACTCTCTTCCACAGCCACTGTGCAAGCCATTGCACCCTTCTTTCCAAGTAAAGCACTTCCAGCCCCTGGGATTGGGGTACCAGACACATAATTACAATGAAATCTGAAGCACAACAAATAATATAACACAACTGaaaattttacaaaacaacaataGTAGTAATTATAGAAACTCacctaaaacaaaacctgctACGTTCCAGAAAGGCAATAAAACAGTAGGTCGAACTCTATATGCAACCATGAGCTCATTGAACTTTTTCAGGTGGTCTTTTTCTTGATTCCACATTTGCTGCAAAAGAGCCATTTCACAGGGAAGCATAAAACCACAAGAGATAAACATTTCCAGCAAAactaataaaaaccaaaacagctcAGGCCATCTATGCTGTGATAGCTGAGGCAATACTGTAACATCACAGCGATAAAATGGTGCAGAGGCAGGTGCACATCATTATTAAAAGGACAGATGAGGACAGTTATaagaaggtaaaataaaaacacttgtAAAACAGGACAACACCACAGTAACTGTAGCATTGGTAACTCCTTACCAAGTACTCTCACCACTCTATAAACCCGCACGTTTGGACGTACACAAAAAAACCTGGGCAATAACCTTGCCATGAAGGCCACGATCTTTCACCGTCACCCGGCCGCTGTAAATCAAACGCAAATTAAAGAGCGCCCCGGGGATCGCTCCTAGGCGCGCTCACCTGGATGATGGGTCCCACGCTCGACCTGCCCAGCACGGCCATCTGCCCCGCATAGATGCGGTTGGCCCCGTACTCCCCCGCATGGTCCACGCGGATGATGCGGTCTATGACGGGCTTGTTGATGCCCTCCTGCGCCACCCGCGTGCCGCACAGCCTGAGGGAAGCCCCTCCGCCGGGCACAGGCCGCAGACCTGTCGGAGAGACAAAGGTGACGCGagctccgccgccgcccggtCGCCGTCCGCGACGGGCGGGTGGACGCTCCCGGAGCCCAGGGGCCTGAGGCGGCCCCGAGCGGTGGCGCGGGGGCCTgaggggcgggcggggagcggagccgAGCCCGTACCCGGCCCGCAGCGGAGGGGCCGGCGCTGCAACAGCGAGCACCGCACGGCCgggcccgcggccgccgccatcGCGCCGGCACGCGTCATCCCCGCGCGCCGCCCTCCCGCCCTTTCACTATTCCGATtggccccgcgccgccgccccaTTGCACAGCGCGGCTGTCAATCAAAGCGCGCGTCCCGGTTGCCATGGGAACGAGGGGCGCGGGGTGGGGGCGCTGAGGGCGGGCCGAGGCGGGGGCGCTGAGGGCGGGCCGAGGCGGGGGCGCTGAGGGCGGGCGGAGGCGGGGGCGCTGAGGGCGGGCCGAGGCGGGGGCGCTGAGGGCGGGCCGAGGCGGGGGCGCTGAGGGCGGGCCGAGGCGGGGGCGCTGAGGGCGGGCCGAGGCGGGGGCGCTGAGGGCGGGCCGAGGCGGGGGCGCTGAGGGCGGGCCGAGGCGGGGGCGCTGAGGGCGGGCCGAGGCGGGGGCGCTGAGGGCGGGCCGAGGCGGGGGCGCTGAGGGCGGGCCGAGGCGGGGGCGCTGAGGGCGGGCCGAGGCGGGGGCGCTGAGGGCGGGCCGAGGCGGCCCCAGGCCGGGCCCCCACAGCCGCCGTGACCGAACAGCGTCAGGCGCTATCGTAAAAAAAAATAGCGTTTATTGCATGGGCATTTCTTTACAGTGAGCACAGAAGGCATTCCAAAACATTCCATAGAAAGGATAGTGTCTCACATTAACTAAGAGCGGACTAATGCAGATTTCAAACAATAAACGCAGTTTTGTACAGAAAATCCTCAACCATAATCTTTAAATAAAGGACTGGGTCAGCAGCCTACAGGGACACACGGAATCTGAGGCACATCATGGTCCCAGCAGCTTAAGTAAGA
It contains:
- the COQ7 gene encoding 5-demethoxyubiquinone hydroxylase, mitochondrial, which encodes MTRAGAMAAAAGPAVRCSLLQRRPLRCGPGLRPVPGGGASLRLCGTRVAQEGINKPVIDRIIRVDHAGEYGANRIYAGQMAVLGRSSVGPIIQQMWNQEKDHLKKFNELMVAYRVRPTVLLPFWNVAGFVLGAGSALLGKKGAMACTVAVEESISEHYNNQIRTLIEEDPEKYKELLQVIKQFRDDEQEHHDIGLEHDAEATPAYSVLKTAIQLGCKAAIFLSERI